The Terriglobus sp. TAA 43 sequence GCGCAGCGAGAGTGGCACTGGGCGCGACGCCCCATCCTTGATCAAGGCAACGACCCACCATGTTCATGGCCATCACATCGCCACCACGCGCTGCACGTTCAAACCAATGGAGTGCTGCAGTGGCGTTATGCGGGACGAGTTTGCCGTCCAGCAGCATTTGTCCGTAGATGAGCTGAGCCTCGCACACGCCGCGTTCTGCTGCGGCACGTACGAGGTCCAGATCGTCTTGTGTTGCCTGTTTCTGCACTGTTGTCTACCAGTGAACGTTGAAAGCCACGCGGCCCGTACGGCCCGGCGCCAACAGTGCGAAGTGCGTTGTGTAAGCCTGCAGGAAGTACGCCTTGTCGCCGACGTTCAGCAGGTTGCCCTGGAGTTCCAGGTGCGAGTTGAAGCGATAGGCTGCGAACAGATCCACACGCGTGTAACCGGGTACCCACTTGGTGGAGTAGATCGTGGTCGGGTTATCAGCACCAAAGATCTTGCCTGCACCGTACAGACCACCACCAACGTTCAGCTTGCGCGTCAGGCTGTAGTAACTGCTGATGCTGAAGCTGTTCTCTGGCGTGTTCGGGTAACGACGTCCGTTCTGGAGACCTGCTGCCACACCCGCACCACCTGCATTCGTCAGGATGGCGTTCATGAACGTGTAGCCAGCGAACACCTGCCACTTGCGGTTGAGATAGCCGGTGATACCGAAGTCAGCACCGCGGTTGCGGCGTGTACCAACTGCGGCAATGGTGCTGTCCGCGAGAGTGATACGCACGTTCTGCGTATCGGACTGGAACCATGCGCCGGTTGCGAGTGCCTTGCCGCCGAACAGTTCATACTTCACGCCCACTTCTTCCATGCGGGTCTTTTCGGGTGGCAGAGTGTTGTTGCCTGCGGTGTTCAGGCCAGATGGATCCTGTCCCTGTCCCAGAGAGTTACCAGGAGGCGTCGCGGAGCTGCTCACCGTGCCGTAGATGGTCGCCTTCTGCGTCGGCTTGTAGGCCACTGCAGCCTGATAGTTCACCAGATCAAACTGCGCGGGGGTGATGGTGGGAGCAACCGTGATGCCACGCATACCCAGAATCGGTGTGCGGTAGGTCGTGTTGTAGTGGTCGTAGCGGATGCCGCCCGTCAACTGGAACTTTCCGAGACGCGCCGAGTCGAAGCCATAGACCGAACGCGTGCCGATGACCTGACGGCTGGGGATGTTGTTGCGAAGGATAGAGTTCGTCATCACAACGCCAGACGTGCCGCCGTCCTTGCGCGAGGTCACACCGGCCCATGCGTCGTCGCCGGTGGGATTCAGCAGGTCCGTGCAATAGTTACCGCCGGCTGCTCCGAGGACAGCGCAACGGGTTTCGCTAAGAGCAACGGTCGCTCCGGTCACCGAGTTCTTCACGTTGAAGGTCGGAACCACGGGAATGTCAGGTCCGGTGGTGGCAGTGATTGCCTGCGTCGGATCAAGAGCACCAACAGAGTAGGTCGAGTTCCAGCTGCGCTCGCGAGAGAACTCTGCGCCCACGGCGTAGGTGTGCTGAATCGTACCGATCTTGCCAGAGCCAGCGATGTCAGTCTGGTTGATGTTGGTGTCTACCCATGCAAGGCGCTGCTGGGCGCGACGATAGACAAGGCCGTAATAGATGTTGCCCTGGCTGTCGTCGGCCATGGAGTAGACGTAGTTCTGGTTCGACTTGCCGTAACGGTAGGAATTGCGAATGACCGAGGTTTCCGTCAGCTTGTATTCCGCACGGCCAAACGCGGTGTTCACGTTTCCATCGCTGAAGTCACGGGAGTTGAAGCCGTAGAACGCTTTACGATTCACCAGCAACGGCTGGCCATCGCCCGTTTGATAGACCTGCGCGCGACCGTCGATACGGGCAAAGAAGGTGGGGTTGTTGTACGGAATGCCAGGATCTGGACGATCATGCGACTTCAACCAGTAGTAGTTGGTGTCGAAGTGCAAACGCTTGGTGGCAGAGAACGAAAGCGACGGTGCGAGACCGTAGCGGCCGTTGTGCACAAAGTCACGACCAGCAACGTCTGCGTCCGTCCACATACCAGCCAGACGGCCAGAGGCCCAGCTTGTCAGCTTTGCATTGCCATCAATCGTGCCACGGAAGAAATTGCTGGTACCGGGGCTGAACGTTCCGTTGAGGAAGTTTTCGCGGCGAGCCATCTTCGAGTTGAGATTGATGCTGCCACCGCCAGCGGAACGACCGGCGAATGTACCGCTGGGTCCCTTCGAGACTTCCACCGACTCCACGTCAAACACTTCGCGTGATTGCGCACCGATGTCGCGCATGCCGTCGACGAATGTGCTGCTCTGCGCGTCCACACCACGAATGTACGGACGGTCGCCGATGGGATTGCCACCTTCACCAGCACCGAATGCGATGCCCGGTACGGTACGCAGCGCTTCGACAAGTGTGGTGGAGGCGGTGTTGGAGATGATCGTCTCCGGGATAACTGTGAGCGTCTGCGGCAGATCGCGCAACGGCGCGGTGTACTTCAGAGACATCATCTCTGCGCTTGCCGTAACAGTCACGTCCTGTCCTGTGGCGTGCAATGCGAGCTGTACACGGTCTGAGGAAATGAAATCCGCAGACATGTTGGTGCCCTGCAGTGCAGCGGTCAACGCCTCTTGAGCGGTCAGTACGCCGTGCACACCGGGCGAAGGCATGGATGCGTACTTTTCGGGAACGGACACCTTAATACTGAGTGCCGTTTCCAGCGAGGCAGCAACCTGGCCCAGAGTACCGGCCGGAATGTCGAACTTGTGGACCTGCTGGCTGGGCCGCGCCTGCTCCTCGGTAGGAACCGTGTCGGTCGATGGCTTTGCCTTGTTACCTTCTTTATCTTTGTCAGCAGTGGTGGCGGCCTCCGACTGCAGGGTTCCCATGGCAAACATGGCAAGGGTGCCGGTCAGCATCAGCTTTCCGCGCAGGCGAGTAGAATCTTCGTTCTTCTTCATTTTCAGTAACGCTCCGGGGCTTGGGCTCGCGCGCAAGGCGTGCGTGCCCTAAATCATTCACGTGCGAAGTCCCTCAACTACGCGCTCAAACGAACCGGCTGCAGGACGCGGGAAAAGCCACCGCTCGGGAGCGGGAACCACATCTACGACCGCAGCAGTCCGATATGAAAAAAGATTACACGAACAAGGACCGATTGAGTCCATTATTTTTCGGACTTTATTGGTCCTTGATCGATTACCGGCAACGGAATGTTCGCGGGGCGCCTCTACACTGCTAACTGGATCGGAGAGATTAAGAACAATGCGCCATATTTTGGAGTCGGAACAGTGGCTTCCCTTCTCTGTCCCGATGGTGTTCGCGTTCCTTGCGAATCCGCAGAATCTGCCGCCGCTGATGCCTGCGTGGCAGCAGGCGCGGATTGAGGAGTTGCGGCTGATTGCACCGCCTGCGCCTCCGGCCGGATCACCGAGTCGGTTGGGAACGGGCGTTGGGACGACCATGATCCTCAGTTTCAGGATGCTGCCGGGGCTTCCCATGCGGATGAACTGGCATGCCGCGATATCCGAATTTGAGTGGAACGATCACTTCGTCGATCGGCAGATCGCTGGGCCTTTTGCGTTCTGGCGGCACCGTCACAGTGTGAAGGAAGAGCTACGGGATGGGGTGCTGGGCACGCTGGTGAAAGACCGCGTGGAGTACAAACTGCCCCTGGGGCCGGTGGGCGATCTGCTGCATACGATCACCGTTAAGGCGCAGATGGAGCGGATCTTCGCCTACCGGAAGAAACGGATGGCGGAGCTGGTTCCGAAGTTTGTGGAAGCTCTGGTGAGACGCCGAGATAACGGTTAAGTCCGGAGCAAGCTGCCGGAGACCTTCTTCGAGGCGACGAAGATGGAGGGCGGGTGCGCAACTTCAACCCGATTGCGGCCTTTGTGCTTTGCCAGGTACAGGGCCTCATCCACGCGCGCCAGTAACAGCTCATAATCCAGATCGTCAGAGAACAGTCCGACACCGCAGCTTGCGGTCACCCGGATCTGATCTCCGGTCGGAAGCATGATCTCCATCTCCTGAATACGCTGTCGGATGCGTTGCGCTACCTCTTCTGCGTGTTCGAGCGTGCAATCTACAAGCACCAGGACAAATTCTTCGCCACCGTAGCGAAAAGCAAAGTCTGAAGGTCTGGCCGTGCTGATAATGACCTCAGCAGCGTGACGCAAAACTATGTCGCCAGATTGGTGACCATACTGATCGTTGATGTTCTTGAAGTGATCGAGGTCCAGCATGAGAACGCAGAATCCACTATCCGATCTACGCTTCTGAAGGGCAATTTCACGTGCAAGAAGAGATGGAAGAAAACGACGATTAAGAAGCTGGGTGAGCGGATCGCGACCGTTTTCTGCCTCAAGCCGCGCTTCAAACATGGCGCTGAGAGAGAACTTGATACAGGAGATTTCTTCCTGAATGCGACGCAGCCACTCGCTGATAACAGCACGCTCCGCATGTGCAGACTGTGCCAGCCCGGGGATCAGATCGGAATCTACACGGTTGATGGCTGCAACAATTTGCCCCATTTCCGTAACACCCCCAAAAATCAGGTCCGCCTTGTGATTTACCCACAGTCCGAAGTCAGACTTCCAAAGTCTCGGAAGTCGCCCTGAGGAATCGCCCTGATGAAAGGCGGTAAGCACGATGTTGCCCCACTCCATCAACGACGCACGCTGGCGTTCGCGTTCCGTTGCCAGGTTTTGTCCAAGTGCCTGCAAACGATACGCCTCTTCCGTACGCGCATGAGTGGCGGCACTGGACTGGTAACTAACCTCGCGAATCTCCACGGAAAAATCTACAAGGCTGATGACGGCATGCATGGACTCCACTAAGAGCGCAGCGGATAGAGATTCGAGTGCAAGATAGCGAAGGAACCAGAGTTTCAGCTTCCGCATGGCACGAGATACCGCATAGGCCGGAAGGCCCATGCGCTCCATCATGTAACCCACCTCAATCTGCTTTGCGCAAAACACTTCTACAGACAGATCCGGCAGAGAAAGCAGATCGGTAATCCAGCGAAGGAATATACCTGTAAATTCTGTGCGGGTTTCATCCCTGGTAACTACCGCAGCAATACCTTCGTCGCCGGTCAGATACGCCATGTAACGCTGGCGTAGATCCTCGTAATTCGTATTCAGTATCCGTTGCAAAAGAGGCAGTACGTCTGCAGGCAGCTCATCTACGTAACTGGTCCATTC is a genomic window containing:
- a CDS encoding SRPBCC family protein, with product MRHILESEQWLPFSVPMVFAFLANPQNLPPLMPAWQQARIEELRLIAPPAPPAGSPSRLGTGVGTTMILSFRMLPGLPMRMNWHAAISEFEWNDHFVDRQIAGPFAFWRHRHSVKEELRDGVLGTLVKDRVEYKLPLGPVGDLLHTITVKAQMERIFAYRKKRMAELVPKFVEALVRRRDNG
- a CDS encoding TonB-dependent siderophore receptor, producing MKKNEDSTRLRGKLMLTGTLAMFAMGTLQSEAATTADKDKEGNKAKPSTDTVPTEEQARPSQQVHKFDIPAGTLGQVAASLETALSIKVSVPEKYASMPSPGVHGVLTAQEALTAALQGTNMSADFISSDRVQLALHATGQDVTVTASAEMMSLKYTAPLRDLPQTLTVIPETIISNTASTTLVEALRTVPGIAFGAGEGGNPIGDRPYIRGVDAQSSTFVDGMRDIGAQSREVFDVESVEVSKGPSGTFAGRSAGGGSINLNSKMARRENFLNGTFSPGTSNFFRGTIDGNAKLTSWASGRLAGMWTDADVAGRDFVHNGRYGLAPSLSFSATKRLHFDTNYYWLKSHDRPDPGIPYNNPTFFARIDGRAQVYQTGDGQPLLVNRKAFYGFNSRDFSDGNVNTAFGRAEYKLTETSVIRNSYRYGKSNQNYVYSMADDSQGNIYYGLVYRRAQQRLAWVDTNINQTDIAGSGKIGTIQHTYAVGAEFSRERSWNSTYSVGALDPTQAITATTGPDIPVVPTFNVKNSVTGATVALSETRCAVLGAAGGNYCTDLLNPTGDDAWAGVTSRKDGGTSGVVMTNSILRNNIPSRQVIGTRSVYGFDSARLGKFQLTGGIRYDHYNTTYRTPILGMRGITVAPTITPAQFDLVNYQAAVAYKPTQKATIYGTVSSSATPPGNSLGQGQDPSGLNTAGNNTLPPEKTRMEEVGVKYELFGGKALATGAWFQSDTQNVRITLADSTIAAVGTRRNRGADFGITGYLNRKWQVFAGYTFMNAILTNAGGAGVAAGLQNGRRYPNTPENSFSISSYYSLTRKLNVGGGLYGAGKIFGADNPTTIYSTKWVPGYTRVDLFAAYRFNSHLELQGNLLNVGDKAYFLQAYTTHFALLAPGRTGRVAFNVHW
- a CDS encoding GGDEF domain-containing protein, which encodes MKEPQQHDFDTAKRIAQEWTSYVDELPADVLPLLQRILNTNYEDLRQRYMAYLTGDEGIAAVVTRDETRTEFTGIFLRWITDLLSLPDLSVEVFCAKQIEVGYMMERMGLPAYAVSRAMRKLKLWFLRYLALESLSAALLVESMHAVISLVDFSVEIREVSYQSSAATHARTEEAYRLQALGQNLATERERQRASLMEWGNIVLTAFHQGDSSGRLPRLWKSDFGLWVNHKADLIFGGVTEMGQIVAAINRVDSDLIPGLAQSAHAERAVISEWLRRIQEEISCIKFSLSAMFEARLEAENGRDPLTQLLNRRFLPSLLAREIALQKRRSDSGFCVLMLDLDHFKNINDQYGHQSGDIVLRHAAEVIISTARPSDFAFRYGGEEFVLVLVDCTLEHAEEVAQRIRQRIQEMEIMLPTGDQIRVTASCGVGLFSDDLDYELLLARVDEALYLAKHKGRNRVEVAHPPSIFVASKKVSGSLLRT